Part of the Pseudochaenichthys georgianus unplaced genomic scaffold, fPseGeo1.2 scaffold_521_arrow_ctg1, whole genome shotgun sequence genome is shown below.
ACCGACGCCCTCTCTGGGAGTGTGGGAccgttgtgtgtgttgtgtgtgtgtgtgtgtgtgtgtgtgtgtgtgtgtgtgtgtgtgtgtgtgtgtgtgtgtgtgtgtgtgtgtgtgtgtgtgtgtgtgtgtgtgtgtgtgtgtgtgtgtgtgtgtgtgtgtgtgtgtgtgtgtgtggtgtgtgttgaggGGGGGATAATGGCATCTGCACATGAGGTCAAGTCTCTCTTCCTGAACGTAAATCCAGAATGCACATTTCCTCCAGCTAAAGTGTCCCTTCAGAGCGGGAGTGGAGTCTCACCTCTTGAATGTCAGCGAGCCTTTGCAAACGGCGCTGTGCAGCCACATGGAGCTAAACTCAGAATAACATATCGTTCATTCTGTGGAGATAGTTCCTCATGATCTGCCCGGCTGAATTCACTTCATTGGCAGAAAAGAGGCAAAAGACGTCTAGATTATATCCCTCAAGTCGACATATAGTTAAATTACTATGTATATTACTGTGAAATACGACAATTGAACGACCTTAAAGTTACTTAAAGGGGAAAAGGGACACTATGTTAAAGTGTGTGTTGATGCGTCAGAAATCATTTGCTATGTTGTTGTCAAACACGTTGTACAACTTTCTCTGAAGAATGTTACTCCACTGGAGTTTTAAGAGCAAGGAAGTTATAGATACACTTAGAAAAATCCCTAGTTGCTTGATCCCAACGTTTTGGACTGGataccagaggcctgtactacgaagccggttcaacctcacctggatatgtttgagttagccggttggcctaatccaaaacaaacgcgctctcgctaagcggtcctacgacgcgggttatcaactCGTTAACttaagccagccgtgtcctatctagttaggtgcgcttcacatgaaaggggtggtatctggagcgatcgaccaatcacaaacatggattacattgccggccgtctttcctgcgacggcagtttttctgtatttcctttctcctgtaatatgacttgatcgctttaaactccgcccactgagctctgattggtcagcaggcagtgctttcactgagttgagctcttagcctgcaacctaacctgctccggaccaggctagccgttcagcatataagtttaccatggagatctagcccgctaaaaagtgaaccagtgtcgtaggaccggaaacccagagttttccctgaagttagccgctaagcgataatccggcttcgtagtacaggcctcggCTCTCTGCATGTTTGAGATTAAAACAGCCCAACAAAGGAAAATCACACACCAACTGTTAACATCTCTCTGAGGGAAGTCTCATTGTGGGACAGGTTTATCACAAAGACCCACTCTGGACCTCAACCAAGGTCACAGGCAGAGTGTTGCTCCTTTAGACGAGACAGATCCTCTGTAGGGAGTTTCAAACGGCTCACAGCGAATGTGATGGAAACCTTTACAGATAAGACAGTGGGCTGGGTGTGGGTTATTCAGAGGAGGCAAACTCGTTCAGATGGAGCATAATAGGAGGATATACAAATATAACTCCCTATGATGGGACAACAAGTGTTCATAAAAGATACATCTGGAGGTCAAAAGTTATAAAGCCTTCAAGAGACACCCAACCAGGGAAATGGTTGTCATGCCAACAGCCAGTAGCATTGCGCCGTAATGATCTCAGCTCATGACATCGCCAAAAAAAAAGCCCCAACTAGTTTCCACTTGTCGTGATTAAACAATCGTCCCCGCTCCATTCATGCAGTGAcccgttatgacatcatcacagagggacagacagacagacgaatGAGCTGACTCAGCGTTCAATAAAACGGTTTTGTGTTGCTGTCAGAGCTCAGCGCCACACACTGACTGACGCACACAATGGAGTTCGTCACAGACACATTTCACTCGTACTGCCCGTCCATCAAGGAGCTCCTTTAGTCTCCAGCGTCTTCACTGATTGGCTGTAACGACACAACCAATCACATCTACATGGTGGACTCCCTGGCGTTACAAAGTTACTGTTATTATGTTCTTCTGAGACAATTACTGTTAAACCCCCTAGCTGTAAATAAAGAAAGAAGAagtaacatgtgtcccctcttctgcatgtctcttctacatcaacatgtgtcccctcttcttcatgtctcttctacatcaacatgtgtcccctcttcttcatgtctcttctacaatcaacacgtgtcccctcttctgcatgtctcttctacatcaacatgtgtcccctcttctgcatgtctcttctacatcaacatgtgtcccctcttcttcatgtatcttctacatcaacatgtgtcccctcttcttcatgtctcttctacatcaacatgtgtcccctcttcttcatgtctcttctacatcaacatgtgtcccctcttcttcatgtctcttctacaatcaacatgtgtcccctcttctccatgtctcttctacatcaacatgtgtcccctcttcttcatgtctcttcaacatcaacatgtgtcccctcttcttcacgtctcttcaacatcaacatgtgtcccctcttctccacgtctcttcaacatcaacatgtgtcccctcttcttcatgtctcctcaacatcaacatgtgtcccctcttcttcatgtctcctctacatcaacatgtgtcccctcttcttcatgtctcttctacatcaacatgtgtcccctcttcttcacgtctcttcaacatcaacatgtgtcccctcttcttcatgtctcttcaacatcaacatgtgtcccctcttctccatgtctcttctacatcaacatgtgtcccctcttcttcatgtctcttctacatcaacatgtgtcccctcttcttcatgtctcttctacatcaacatgtgtcccctcttcttcacgtctcttctacatcaacatgtgtcccctcttctccatgtctcttctacatcaacatgtgtcccctcttcttcatgtctcttctacatcaacacgtgtcccctcttcttcatgtctcttctacatcaacacgtgtcccctcttcttcacgtctcttcaacatcaacatgtgtcccctcttcttcatgtctcttctacatcaacatgtgtcccctcttctccacgtctcttctacatcaacatgtgtccctcttcttcatgtctcttctacatcaacatgtgtcccctcttcttcatgtctcttctacatcaacatgtgtcccctcttcttcatgtctcttctacatcaacatgtgtcccctcttcttcatgtctcttctacatcaacatgtgtcccctcttctcacgtctcttctacatcaacatgtgtcccctcttcttcacgtctcttcaacatcaacatgtgtcccctcttctccacgtctcttcaacatcaacatgtgtcccctcttcttcatgtctcctctacatcaacatgtgtcccctcttcttcatgtctctcctacatcaacatgtgtcccctcttctccatgtctcttctacatcaacatgtgtcccctcttcttcatgtctcttctacatcaacatgtgtcccctcttcttcatgtctctcctacatcaacatgtgtcccctcttctccatgtctcttctacatcaacatgtgtcccctcttcttcatgtctcttctacatcaccatgtgtcccctcttcttcatgtctcttctacatcaacacgtgtcccctcttcttcatgtctcttctacatcaacatgtgtcccctcttcttcatgtctctcctacatcaacatgtgtccccctcttctccatgtctcttctacatcaacatgtgtcccctcttctccatgtctcttctacatcaacatgtgtcccctcttcttcatgtctcttctacatcaacatgcatcccctcttctccatgtctcttctacatcaacatgtgtctcctcttctccatgtctcttctacatcaacatgtgtcccctcttcttcatgtctcttctacatcaacatgtgtcccctcttcttcatgtctcttctacatcaacatgtgtcccctcttcttcatgtctcttctacatcaacatgtgtcccctcttcttcatgtctcttctacatcaacatgtgtcccctcttcttcacgtctcttctacatcaacatgtgtcccctcttctccacgtctcttctacatcaacatgtgtcccctcttcttcatgtctcttctacatcaacatgtgtcccctcttcttcatgtctcttctacatcaacatgtgtcccctcttcttcatgtctcttctacatcaacatgtgtcccctcttcttcatgtctcttctacaatcAACATgcatcccctcttctccatgtctcttctacatcaacatgtgtcccctcttctccatgtctcttctacatcaacatgtgtcccctcttcttcatgtctcttctacatcaacatgtgtcccctcttcttcatgtctcttctacatcaacatgtgtcccctcttcttcatgtctcttctacatcaacatgtgtcccctcttcttcatgtctcttctacatcaacatgtgtcccctcttcttcatgtctcttctacatcaacatgtgtcccctcttcttcatgtctcttctacatcaacatgtgtcccctcttcttcatgtcttctctacatcaacatgtgtcccctcttctccatgtctcttctacatcaacatgtgtcccctcttcttcatgtctctcctacatcaacatgtgtcccctcttcttcatgtctctcctacatcaacatgtgtcccctcttcttcatgtctcttctacatcaacatgtgtcccctcttctccatgtctcttctacatcaacatgtgtcccctcttcttcatgtctcttctacatcaacatgcatCCCCtctttctccatgtctcttctacatcaacatgtgtcccctcttctccatgtctcttctacatcaacatgtgtcccctcttcttcatgtctcttctacatcaacatgtgtcccctcttcttcatgtctcttctacatcaacatgtgtcccctcttttcatgtctcttctacatcaacatgtgtcccctcttcttcatgtctcttctacatcaacatgtgtcccctcttcttcacgtctcttctacatcaacatgtgtcccctcttctccatgtctcttctacatcaacatgtgtcccctcttcttcatgtctcttctacatcaacatgtgtcccctcttcttcatgtctcttctacatcaacacgtgtcccctcttcttcatgtctcttctacatcaacatgtgtcccctcttcttcatgtctctcctacatcaacatgtgtcccctcttcctcatgtctcttctacatcaacatgtgtcccctcttcttcatgtctcttctacatcaacatgtgtcccctcttcttcacgtctcttctacatcaacatgtgtcccctcttctccatgtctcttctacatcaacatgtgtcccctcttcttcatgtctctcctacatcaacatgtgtcccctcttcttcatgtctctcctacatcaacatgtgtcccctcttctccatgtctcttctacatcaacatgtgtcccctcttcttcatgtctcttctacatcaacatgtgtcccctcttcttcacgtctcttctacatcaacatgtgtcccctcttctccatgtctcttctacatcaacatgtgtcccctcttcttcatgtctctcctacatcaacatgtgtatgACATTTTGTTGTCTTGTGTCCTTTTGTGACCTAAGAGTTTCATTGCCATAACTTCACTGCAGCTACATGATAATAAAACCCTTGCATCTTGAACGTACTACATGTTAACAAGTTATTTTACTAAATTATATATAATGTCTTTCATTGCAAGAGTTATTTATATGTTCAATTCTACCCTTCCCTATCTGTCCATTATTCACGGTTGAGATGTACTCTGTGAACGAGGTCTACGGGAGATGGGGGTGGGTTTAGTGATGTGTCCTCTCCCGGAGGCTCAGCTCTAGTGTCTTACTATGAGAGCATTATAATTACACACGGTCGTCCCATAAAGAAGAACAACCATCCTCTGAATAGTGTCCGCAGACTCTGAGCCTGGGTGAGACCTCGAAAAGCTGCATCTTTCAAATCCCACCGTTACGTTTCTGCATATACACGGAGGGGACTCGCTGAACCCCAAAGACACTGTTCCTTTGGCTTATGGAGGAATTAAGTCATATCTCTCTATAAAAATAGACCAAGAAACCTTGTTTCCCCAATTTCAGTGGCGTTCATTTATACTTAATCCCTTCTGGGGGAATCGCCCACTTCAACGGAATCATTTGTGATGCTAATGTCTTACATCATGGGCGTTAGCAGGCGGCTACATCTTTCTACTTTCTGAAATATTTTGGACGGTTTATTTCTTGTGTCTTAGTTTCTCTCGTGGACATGGCCTTGTTttgatgctgctgcaacgcaaacattcccCATTTTCTATagcatccatcatccatccatccatccatctcatcatctatccatccatctatccagcaCAGCCAGCcctagccagccagccagccagcgcgcgagcagcgagccagcgagcgagcgagccagccagccagccagcgcgCGAGAGCCAGCCAGAGCGAGCGCGCgagcagcgagccagccagcgcgCGAGAGCGGGCCAGCcagcagcgagccagccagccagccagccagccagcgcgcgagcagcgagccagccagcgagcgagccagccagccagccacgaGCGCCAGCAGTCCAGCGCGCGAGCAGCGAGCAGCGAGCgagcagccagccagccagccagcgcgCGAGCCAGCCAGCAGCGAGCGCGCGagcatctatccatccatctctctatttatccatccatctatctatccatccatccatccatctctctatccatccatctatctctctatccatccatctatctctctatccatccatccatctatccatccatctctctatctctctatcatctatccatctatctatccatctatctctctctctatccatccatccatccatctgtctctctatcatctatccatccatctctccatctatctctctctctctccatccatccatccatccatctatctatccatccatccatccatctatctctctatcatctatccatccatccatctctctatcatctatccatccatccatctgtctctatcatccatccatctatccatctatctgtctctctatccatccatccatctatctctctatccatccatccatctgtctctccatctctctatcgTGCCGTACCTTATCCAGGATGAACCTGTTCAGGTAGGGCATGTAACCCTGGGTGGAGACGGGACCCTCGTCATCGTCTTTAAAATGTTCCTCCAGCGCCACGGGGTCGTGTGGGATGTTCAGCACCGTGCACAGGTTGTGGGACAGCACCTGGAGACAACAACAATACAACATATTGAATTGACCAAGATATAAAACAAACAATCTACACAATCTTTAACTTTGAGAAGCTGGAACAAGACATTTGGCAGCTTGCTGGACGACGTTTGTTATGTTATCCTTTCTTGAATATCATTTACCTccgttatgtatttgtttgtttatctgtttatttatttgttgttttatgtttttggttGGGTGGGATTAAATAAGTGTAGAATTCTTCCCACCCCTTTTCGGGTGTGTAATTCAGTAGATCATTTGTTCATTTAGAGTCAGTCATATTTTTGTATATCAATTTGACACCGCTTCATTTTGTATTGTATAATAATTCTcatgttacatttttgtattattgttttacacattcGAAACAAATCAAACTATAATGATTATTAAATTATCAAAATGCGCGACTAGAGAGTAATTGTCTAGGATAGGGAACTAAGGGATCTCGTCTGTaacgcttaaaggtggggtaggtaagtttgagaaaccggctcgagatcgctagaatttgaaaatacacagccggagaaaatctgccacttcctcacagagcccctcctccaacacacacgaccaatgagggcacgagagaagtgtgtgccccgatggaaggctgacaggcaggtaggccatccgtttagccggcccggctaaacggattggttgtactttttacagtattacggcttctacagatgacatttttttatggatttgttgtcaaagcacttcagatattcattgctatcgggatgttaagagcattccatggaatataacaaaaagtgtatctcgagccggtttctgaaacttacctaccccacctttaagaagcATTTACTCAAGATATTTCTGgtgttttatttgaggaacTGATTGTTTTCCAAGAGACAGAGAATACGGAAGACCTTGAAAAAGAACTCAAGTATCTCCATGTTTCACTCAATGCAGCAAAGGCTGAAAAGCCCTTTTCATGGAGCAACCTCTACAGCAGggatgtcaaactcaatttcatcacgggccaaatcagcattatggttgcactcaaagggcaggttgtaactttaagactatataaagatacatatataaatatttaatatataaaataatgtattatatattacattattgcctctgcattggattattatcggatagggtaataacttcataattaactacgtctgaaagaagaagtctagggcaaataattgcaagtctcttcagtgagaatgtcacaatgatttaaaaagaaatgacattttgaaataaaaagtaactttaaaaaaaaaaatctaattctgagaacaaaggcatatttgagatgcattgtgggacatgtagttcatggcccatgggcaacatgcttctgtaaagtagcatgtaaccgtataataaacatattatattttttgcaagctcttgtggggccacataaaatgaagtcgcgggccgcatttggcccccgggccttgagtttgacacccctgctctacagctTGAGTTTGTAACGCTGGTTTCCTGTTCAGAACGTGTTCTCGCTGAAACTCTGCAACTTGCACTTATTTTCAATCATGGAGTCATTATTTTCTCGAGCAATTGTTTAGTCTCTTAAATACGAGGAAAAGTCAGAGAAGGGTTTTCCTAGaaaattgtaattgtgtaaaaccAACAGTGTACACATCACAGAGTATTCAGTTCATCAGGAAacacacaaaaagaaaagtaagaAATGGTAGTATTTGAGAAGTTGGAACCAACATTTTTTGGCGACTTAATAAACAAACACTGAATAATGTTCTGTCTCTAAAGGATACATACAACACACATGACTTCAAGAGGCGATTTAAAGGCCACTATAGGAGCACCATGCATGATGAAGAAAAGTAGTATAATATATGTTCTGACTTTTAACAGAAAGCTTGTCTTATTGAGCAATAATCAAGATCCAGCGCATCCTAAAACAAAAGCATTTATCCCGCTTTTATCTAACAAATagcacacacacaatctcaGACATGTCGGTACGTTTCATTCTGTGAGGTCAACTCAGGTAAGGAAACACTTTCTCAACCTCAGTGAACACATTTCGTGCTTTCCTGTATTTCCAAAACTTTCGTCAACACTCAGATGAGTAATACAGATATTATAGTTTCTCCTCTTTCAACAAGATCTAGTTTTATGTGAAAGGTGGTCCAGTGCTGGGGTAACATTGTAAGctacacatttacctttttagaTTCAGAGGCTACAAGTTTGACAGTTTATTTTGGAGACTTCTGAACAATGTGTGGCTGCCACTGAAATATGTGGGTGTGTCATTCAGTTGTAAACAAGTTCATGGTTACACACGGGAGAATTAACTTGTTTGGTTAGGATGTATCATTTAACTCTGCCATTTAACTCTGATGGACAAAACATAGAAAATCATCAAGCTAATCTTTGATAAAAATATAACTATGACAAGTCTCCACCTCAACAACCGATAAAACAAAATGCGCTAATGATACAATACACAGGTACAGTATCATGGTGTACACATAGGAGCCATTTTCTGCTTGTAGTAGGACTTACTTCTAATACTTTCCATTATTATACTTTTATacattttcaaattatttttacagtgtagtattggtacttttttctcaATCAAAGTATATGAAAAAGTTGTTGActactttacattacatttagctgacgcttttatccataagtgcattcgaccaacaagatacaaacttgaggaaaacagaatcataaagtacatcaggtttcatagagcaaaaacatttcaagtgctactcaactggctttaaaTAAGCCAGTCCTATCTTATTTTATCATGTTATTATTAATAACTTGACCAGACCTCAGCGTCACTTTAGGACTCCATGTTTGTAGTGTTATGGTCAACAACAGAAACGCTATGTTGTGATGACCTCAGATAAACTCCTAATCTAACCATGAAGTATTTTAATAACACTGATATGTGCTTTTTTGTGTTTTCTCTGAAGTGGCAGATTCCATCAGTGAGGACAGGTGCGTCTCGGTGCACGCGCAGCTGTGTTTCCCACGAGGAGGAAACGCTCATACGTTCATATGTGAACAGTTTGTTCTTAACATTGACAGCAGTGGGAGAGTTTCCTGCTCGGCCAAACTCCATCACACTGCCCCATAAAGATGCGCAAAGTAAAAGTAGAGTTACCTTCAACTGAGATTTGGACACTTTCCCGCTTTTGTCCACATCCAGAGCTGTGAACGCGTGCCAGATGGACCTGAGCAGCTCGTCCCGTAGCGCCATGCTGAAGGAAAGGTAAAATAATCTCCTCTTctgctccttctctctctctctgtggctgTGTGTGAAACTCTGCTCGCTTCCTTTATGAACTTCAGCTGGACTGGATGAGGAAAAGTCACATGACGCTGTCTGAGATTCAGAGAAGAGCTGCAGCACCGCGCAGCGAGGGAACAACACCATCATATCTGTTTCATTAATGCCATCATAACTATCTGAGTTTCATTAACACCAGAGATggtgtacacacatcctttactcaagtagaacagatactcatgtttaaagtactgactaaacttctttactcaagtaaaagtaaagaagtagggctttgaaatgtaaaaagtacccataactacagCTGTTATATAATTAtaatgtgttaatgttatggtGTTCAAATGTTTAGAATTATTCAAAAATAATCCAGTTGAAAAACCTCGGTGAACTGGATCTGTTAAACTTCGCATTCACAccagccttgtatagtccggttgaatctaaCCCTTGTGCGTTTacccgcttggtgcggttcgttTGGGTCGGTGTGCACGCAGTCCGACCGCTTGCAAGTGAACTCTGGATCGGTTCATCGCTGGTATTTACgcgtcacaagaacgcggatgtcttcaaaatcgttatgttttaatgttttttattgTCTATTGTGGTGTAGTGTCAATGCGACCTAACAAGTCAtgtttacatttgactcgaggaACTTTAACTCATTTTAATTACTTagattgttttgtaaaataaGGCCTGAATACTATGACATTTTTAGTAAATATCTTTTTATGTCATGTGTTTGTTGCATACTATAATTTGACTGTTTCAATATTTTTGACATACTTTACTATGAATATTTTTCCATCATGGTGTATGGTGACTTTTATGTAAACATACTATAGTCGAGTATGTTTTAAAAAGGTCGTAGTATACAGTTATAGGTCAAACTACGTTGTTTTCTGTATATGTTTGACCTATAACTGTATACTACCACCTTTTTAAAACATACTCGACTATGAATTGTATTTTTCAGCACACTATAACTTTTTAATCAAACATTTTTGACTTTACTTTTTTCAGCATATTTTAAACATACTAGGACTTTTCTAACATGTGACATACTTTACTTTGACTTTGTATACATTATTTTTTCAGAATTATTCGACATACTGTTCTACAACTTTTCCACCACACTGTTttctgactttatttttctcaacatactatcagggatgcaaactcatcaggtatggaaaaggtgacaaggatccgatccCCCGACCCCacagaatatcggctttaaaatgaggaataagagGTTAGctgtcagaacaactaaagcagcagttaataataacagaaacgctaaagagtcacatctaatagaaatatataaaagcatttattttaattgtgtagcagtcagtttatcattttggcagcactgttgagtattttgaaaatgtatttccatGCCTCTgttcaaggcttagtctttctatctttagccactggtgtaaagtaactaaattcatcaactcaacaagtacacttgggtacaattttgagatacttcaatgttctgctactgtgtacttctactgcactacagttcagaggtacatggtgtacttttcctcctctacatgtatttaattcctttagttactttacagatgtggatgaatggtgtgaaatataatcaagtgttgaatcagactttagttccacctggagtaaatccaccagctaccctgcagtctacaaagtcattcagactagctgcaccttcaccagctttgagaacactttcatgatcaatcattataaaacatatcatatatattattaaatggatcaatctgcacaacgactacttttactgtcgctactttcactatattttgatgagaatacttttctactttcacttgaggaacattttgaatgcaggacttttactgtaacagagtattcctacactctggtacttctacttttactcaagtacaagatcggagtacttctacttttactcaagtacaagattttagtacttctacttttactcaagtacaaaatcTTAGTaggctacttctacttttactctagtacaagatctgtgtgcttctacttttactcaagtacaagacctgagtacttctacttttactcaagtacaagatctgagtacttctacttttactctagtacaagatctgagtgcttctattactcaagtacaatatctacgtataccacctctgtttatagcctatgaaaaaaactattagaaaacgaaggctaaagctaacgctagcagatagtgacaatgtatgctagttagctagctcaacgattcattaaataatattgcgacagaaaaacttttcagttcacatcacgctctgcgctccgacagggagctctgctctgaacacctgaacggccgttctaacagctgttcaccagcggtccagtctgtgccacagtgactccggaccatattaacgaacgcacccgtaggtaatgtagctgctgaagctagaccctcatcgcggagcagcagagcctttatacatccatgagcagagccgacaggcaggaagactcgagcacaacgctcgcgcttcattataatatatacaaaaagaacaccatgcgtgtatgatggcacataacagctcgcggccgcagattactccgggtcccagacgcccccccataccccaaacatatctttattgcagatctacatgaatcacacaaacgacctattttggattcaaaacggcaaatttcgccgaaaggtgacaaGCTTGCATCCCTGTACTATACCACATTATTTTCAAAGCATACTATACCATTAGGATTaagttcatatatatatatatagacttaTTGACACAGTATACGAtgactttttttaaacataCGGTATACTGTT
Proteins encoded:
- the LOC117443013 gene encoding switch-associated protein 70 encodes the protein MALRDELLRSIWHAFTALDVDKSGKVSKSQLKVLSHNLCTVLNIPHDPVALEEHFKDDDEGPVSTQGYMPYLNRFILDK